In Janibacter cremeus, a genomic segment contains:
- a CDS encoding FAD-binding oxidoreductase: protein MADLTELPRRSIWYGWGDPAHVKPLPTGGWPLLKFLGRVEPAARDTPPVALEDVRLPEVHLSDAARAQLVAVVGDEHFSTARLDRVEHTGGKSYPDLYRLRTGDGSRAPDAVVFPGTSQQVCDLLAACVEHEVAVVPFGGGTSVVGGVDPVRGRFSAVISLDLRRLDAVVSVDSLSQTAVVQAGARGPAAEAVFQRHGLTLGHFPQSYQQATIGGYLVTRSAGQASSGYGRFEENVVSVTMATPTGELVLGGRAPANQSAAGPKLLDVVIGSEGLLGVVTEATVQLARRPQIEHRETWALRDTATGFAAFRDLAQQLGHGIMPDVSRLSDHNETTTVMAQAGLPGMAGMGLVRARGWREPALAVFQIEDGDRASLRFRRKKLASVLKRHGAVKLTDSIAEHWMAGRFRGPYQRDHLMDRGVLVETVETATTWDNLEHLYESVQSAIVETMGRGWVQCHVSHLDGGGASLYYTFMASAESDPIAQWQRVKTAAGDAMIGAGGTITHHHAVGTDHRPWIGEEIGDGGIRILRAIKAELDPTGVLNPGKLIPDEGA from the coding sequence ATGGCTGATCTTACTGAGCTTCCGCGGCGCTCCATCTGGTACGGGTGGGGCGACCCCGCGCACGTCAAGCCGCTGCCGACGGGTGGTTGGCCGTTGCTGAAGTTCCTCGGCCGGGTCGAGCCCGCGGCCCGGGACACCCCACCCGTCGCGCTCGAGGACGTGCGCCTGCCCGAGGTGCACCTCTCCGACGCCGCCCGTGCGCAACTGGTCGCCGTCGTCGGCGACGAGCACTTCTCCACCGCGCGCCTCGACCGGGTCGAGCACACCGGGGGCAAGAGCTACCCCGACCTGTACCGGCTGCGCACGGGGGACGGGTCCCGCGCCCCGGACGCGGTCGTCTTCCCCGGTACCTCCCAGCAGGTCTGCGATCTGCTCGCCGCCTGCGTCGAGCACGAGGTGGCGGTCGTCCCCTTCGGGGGCGGCACCAGCGTCGTGGGTGGGGTCGACCCCGTGCGAGGACGATTCTCGGCCGTGATCAGCCTCGACCTGCGCCGGCTCGACGCCGTGGTGAGCGTCGACTCGCTCTCCCAGACGGCGGTCGTGCAGGCCGGTGCCCGTGGACCCGCGGCCGAGGCGGTCTTCCAGCGGCACGGTCTGACCCTGGGCCACTTCCCGCAGAGCTACCAGCAGGCGACGATCGGTGGCTACCTCGTCACCCGCAGCGCCGGCCAGGCGTCCTCGGGCTACGGCCGTTTCGAGGAGAACGTCGTCTCCGTGACGATGGCGACTCCGACGGGTGAGCTCGTCCTCGGTGGTCGCGCCCCGGCCAACCAGAGCGCCGCCGGCCCGAAGCTCCTTGATGTCGTCATCGGCAGCGAGGGATTGCTCGGCGTCGTCACCGAGGCGACTGTCCAGCTGGCCCGTCGCCCGCAGATCGAGCACCGGGAGACCTGGGCGCTGCGTGACACCGCGACCGGGTTCGCCGCCTTCCGCGACCTCGCCCAGCAACTCGGCCACGGGATCATGCCCGACGTCTCCCGACTGTCGGACCACAACGAGACGACGACGGTGATGGCACAGGCCGGCCTGCCCGGCATGGCAGGGATGGGTCTGGTGCGCGCCCGTGGCTGGCGCGAGCCGGCCCTCGCGGTGTTCCAGATCGAGGACGGCGACAGGGCCTCGCTGAGGTTCCGCCGCAAGAAGCTCGCATCGGTCCTCAAGCGCCACGGCGCCGTGAAGCTGACCGACTCGATCGCCGAGCACTGGATGGCGGGCCGGTTCCGCGGTCCGTACCAACGCGACCACCTCATGGACCGCGGTGTGCTCGTCGAGACCGTCGAGACCGCGACGACGTGGGACAACCTCGAGCACCTCTACGAGAGCGTGCAATCGGCCATCGTCGAGACGATGGGTCGGGGCTGGGTGCAGTGCCACGTCTCCCACCTCGATGGCGGCGGCGCCTCGCTCTACTACACCTTCATGGCCTCCGCCGAGAGCGACCCGATCGCCCAGTGGCAGCGGGTGAAGACGGCCGCCGGTGACGCGATGATCGGCGCCGGTGGCACCATCACCCACCATCACGCCGTGGGCACCGACCACCGCCCGTGGATCGGGGAGGAGATCGGCGACGGGGGCATCCGCATCCTGCGCGCCATCAAGGCCGAGCTCGACCCGACCGGCGTGCTCAACCCGGGCAAGCTCATCCCCGACGAGGGCGCCTGA
- a CDS encoding diacylglycerol/lipid kinase family protein, protein MVARDALIVANPAARNGRARASVPGVADILRSHGWSVDIAITTCAEHAAEIAAAGEPDGPLLVALGGDGLVARVAEGAIRSGALVAPLPGGRGCDFIRAIGGSRDLHEAASSLPLATERRVDVGFAGATPFLGVATVGYDSRANDHANEAPAWLPAALVYAYGGARALAETRSTSITMTTDGVSRTFAGWSVAIGNSGRYGAGMIVNPGALLDDGELDITTVEGLPRWKYPMLLPRYFKGTHIDGIDIRAARGREIEVTAPVGQRVYADGDVVGRTPMTFTVEQEALRILV, encoded by the coding sequence ATGGTGGCCCGTGATGCGCTGATCGTGGCCAACCCGGCCGCCCGCAACGGTCGGGCCAGGGCCAGCGTCCCGGGCGTCGCCGACATCCTGCGCTCGCACGGCTGGTCCGTCGACATCGCGATCACGACGTGCGCCGAGCACGCCGCCGAGATCGCCGCAGCCGGTGAGCCGGACGGGCCGCTGCTGGTCGCCCTCGGCGGCGACGGCCTCGTCGCCCGCGTGGCCGAGGGAGCCATCCGCTCCGGCGCGCTCGTCGCACCGCTGCCCGGCGGGCGCGGTTGCGACTTCATCCGGGCCATCGGTGGATCCCGGGATCTGCACGAGGCGGCCTCCTCCCTTCCCCTTGCCACGGAGCGAAGGGTGGATGTCGGTTTCGCGGGGGCGACCCCCTTCCTCGGGGTGGCCACGGTGGGCTACGACTCCCGGGCCAACGACCACGCCAACGAGGCGCCGGCCTGGCTGCCGGCCGCGCTCGTCTACGCCTACGGCGGTGCCCGGGCGCTCGCGGAGACCCGCTCGACGTCCATCACGATGACGACCGACGGGGTGTCGCGGACCTTCGCCGGGTGGAGCGTCGCGATCGGCAACTCCGGCCGCTACGGCGCGGGGATGATCGTCAATCCCGGCGCGCTCCTCGACGACGGCGAGCTCGACATCACCACCGTCGAGGGCCTGCCACGGTGGAAGTACCCGATGCTGCTGCCGCGCTACTTCAAGGGCACCCACATCGACGGCATCGACATCCGCGCCGCTCGGGGGCGGGAGATCGAGGTGACCGCGCCCGTCGGGCAGCGGGTCTACGCGGACGGGGACGTCGTCGGTCGGACACCGATGACCTTCACCGTCGAGCAGGAGGCGCTGCGCATCCTCGTCTGA